In Actinotignum schaalii, the sequence GCAGCGGGGTGAAAAGGCCGTAGAACACCACGCGGGGCGGGGTGTGAACCGGATGCGGGCTGCGGGCCGCGAAGAAGCTTTCGGGCGAGCCCACGGGCACGACGATGCCGCGAGCGCGCAGGCTTTCGGGCATCTGCGCAAGATGCGCGGGGGTATCCAGGACCGTGATGGTGGAGGCGCGAATGGCGGCGCTATCCAGGGTGCGCAGCAGGCGGTCTTTGATCCCGGTGTTGAGGCCGCGGTCGGTGGCGGTAGTGGAGGCGAAAATGAGGTGGTCGAGCACAATGGGGGTGCGCGGGAAGAGGAGGCGGGCCAGGAGCACATCGAAGTGGCCGAGGTAGCCCACCACGATAACGTCCGGGGCATGCGGGCCGCGGAAGCGCCGAGACTCGCGCACTAGCCGCCACCAGTGCCGGGCAATATCCGCTCCGAAGGAAAGCGCCCCGCGCGCGCTGGCGAGTGCCGCTACCCGGCCGGCGGTGCCGGTATCGAGGGGAATATTGAGTTCGCGGACCGTGTGGCCGTGCTCGGCCAGCCCGCGCAGCAGCACTCCGACCCGGGGGTGGTTCGCGGTGTTGTAGGTGCCAAAGCCGAGGATTCTCACCGGGCGGCTCCCCCGTTCGCGGCGCTATCCGGTGACTCAGAATGCTCCGCTTCAGGAACGTCAAGGGCATTGGGGGCTTGGTCGGTGCTCGCGGCGGCAGCGAGCGGGCGCGGCGGGCCGAAACGCAGAGCTTTGATGCCTTCTAGTTGCTGTTCGAGGAGGACGCGGTTGGTTTTGAGGAGGTCGGCGATGATGAGGATGGTGATGGAGATAATCGAGGCCACGATCATGGCCGAGCCGAAAATAAGGGATTGGATATGGCCGGCGCCCTGCCCCATGAAGTAGAAAATGAGGAAGCGAATAAAGGGGATGGCGCCCAGGATCCCGGTGATTGCGGCTGTCCAGCCCAGGGGTACATGGGGTTTGAACATGAGGTAGGAACGCACAATCGCAGTCCCGGATTTGAACATGTGCTGGAAAATATTGGAGAACAGACGCGATTCGCGGGTTTTCGGGTTGGTGGTGATGGGTACGGAGTCGATGCGCAGCCGCTTATTTCCGGCTTGGATAATGGTCTCCATGCAATAGGAGAATTGGGTGACCACATTGAGCCGGTAGAGTGCGCCCTTGGAGTAGGCCCGGAAACCGGAAGCGGCGTCCGGGAGCTTGGTGCCGGCCGCCCGGTTAACCACCCGGGACCCCACATTCTGCATGAGTTTCTTGAAGCGGGAGAAATGCGCGATTTTTGAGGTTTGGCGATCAGCAATCACGATATCGGCACGCCCGGCCACGATAGGAGCTACCAATTCCGGGATAGCTTCCTGGGGGTACTGGTTATCGCCGTCGGTATTCACCACAATATCCGCGCCGTTCGCGAGCGCGTATTCCACCCCGTCGCGGAAGGAGCGGGCCAGGCCCTGGTTGCGGGCGTGGCGCACAAAGTGTTTCACCCCGTAGGATTTCGCGACCTCAACGGTGGCATCCGTAGAACCGTCATCAATAATGAGGATCTCGATGCTATCGATGCCCGGAATTTCCTTCGGGATGGATTCCAGCACCAGGGGCAAGGTCTTTTCCTCGTTCAAACACGGAACCTGCACAAATAGTTTCATATCCCTCTCCGCCGCAGTCGCGATGATCCAGCACCTAGCCTAACAAGCTCCGCGGGCTCTCACGCGGAGCTACGCTGCTGCATGCCGCGAGTGCGGCGGGCGCCGCACCGACGTTCCCCACGTGCCACCGCACCGACGTTCCTCGCGCGCCGTGGCCGTTCTTCACCCGCCGCGGCATCGCTATACCTGTGCTTCCCCCCCTCCGCGGCACCGCCACGTCCTCGCCTCCCGCGTGCCGCGGGGCCGCTACAGTACAATTCAAAGAGCAGAAAGCCGATGCCGCCTCTTCAACCAAAGGATTCCGCCGTGACCACTATTTCTTCTTCCTCGGCCAAGGCCGCCCTCCGCTCCGCGCTCCGCCACGTTCCGGGTGCGGAAGCTGCCGGTCGCAAAGTGCTCCAGAAGGTTCACTACCGGGTGCCCTGCTCGGAGCGGCCTCTGGTATCCATCATTATTCCGGTGTACGGGCACTGGAAAGAAACATTTGCTTGCATCAAGGCACTGGCGGCAACCGCGGGGAATATTCCTTATGAAATCATCGCGGTGGATGATTGTTCGCCGGATTCCACCGGTAAGAAACTGGATCGCATTATCGGCTTGCGGGTTATTCATATGCCGAAAAATGGCGGCTTTATTCGGGCCTGCAATACCGGACTCCAGCATGCTCGCGGTGAGATCGTTATCTACCTTAATAATGACACCGAGGTCAGCCCCACCTGGCTTATTCCCATCGTGGAGCGCATGGAAGATCCCTCCATCGGGCTGGTAGGTGCTCGTTTGGTATATGCGGATGGCACGCTTCAAGAAGCCGGTGGCGTCGTTTTTGCCGACGGCGTTACGGAAAACTATGGCAACGGTAATAATCCGGAAAATCACTCCTATACCTATTTCCGGGATGTGGATTATTGCTCCGGAGCCTGCTTGGCGGTGCGCAAGTCGATTCTTGATGAGCTAGGCGGCTTCGATGAGCGCTATATTCCCGCCTATTACGAGGATACCGATCTGGCGTTTGAAGTACGGCGCCTGGGCTACCGTACCGTTTACGAACCGCGCTCCCTTGTCATTCACCACGAAGGCGTCTCGAATGGAACAGATACCTCGCAGGGCACGAAGCGCTACCAGGTCATTAATAAGGCGAAATTCGCTCAGAAATGGGCAAAAGAATTAGCGTCACAGCCGCTGAGCCGCTATCAGGACCCGGACTTCGAAATGGAGCGTGCTGTTCATACCAAAAATGTTGTTATTGTGTGCGACGGCGCTGTTATTACCCCGGATCTGGATTCCGGCTCGGTGCGGATGGAACAGATTTTGCTGGAGCTGCTCCGGCTCGGATATCAACCGATCTTCATTCCACAAAATAAGGAACGTCCCGAACCTTATGTTGGAAATCTGACGAAACGTGGAATTCAGGTAGTCTACGACTCGTTCAATGAACACGGCCAAACTAATATCAGCGCCTACGCTCTCACTATTTTGCTTCGTGGAAATGTACGCGGAGTGATCCTGTCCCGGGTCGGGGTGGCCGCAGCTGCCATCTTCCCGGTGACCCACGCACTTCCGGGCGTCCCCGTTATTTTTGACACGGTGGACCTGCACGGCACCCGCGAATTACGCGAAGCGAAACTCGCCGGTGATGATGCCCTTATCACCGCAGCGCATCAAACCAAGGAATTGGAGCTCGGTGTTATGCGGGCCAGCACCGCTACCCTGGTTGTTTCTTCCGAGGAAGCGAAGATGCTGCATACGGATCACCCCGAACTTCCGGTTTTTGTGGTGGGGAATGTGCACGTCCCGGTGGAGCACCCCGCGGGATTGAAAGGGCGGCGCAGCATTAGTTTTATTGGTTCTTTCGCCCATCCCCCGAACGCGGATGGCCTGCACTGGTATTTCACTGAGGTGCACCCGCTGGTCCGCGAGGAACTGGGCGATGTTGAGGTCAATGTGTACGGGAAGAACCCGCCGGAATCGCTGCGCGTTTTCGAGGGGAACGGTGTGAAGCTATGCGGCTACGCCGCTGATTTAGCCGATGTGTATAACCCGGCCCGGCTCTCTATCGCGCCGCTGCGCTACGGTGCCGGGGTGAAGGGGAAGGTTGGGGAATCTCTTTCCTGGGGCGTGCCTATTGTGACCACCGATATCGGTGCGGAAGGTATGGGCCTGGATAATCGCCAGACCGCGCTGATCGCCAATAGTCCGGAGGATTTCGCGCGGGCCATTGTGGACGGTATGCGTGATGATGAGCTGTGGGAGCGTCTCTCTACGGCGGGTGAACGCCATATTCAGGAGATTATGGGGGTGCCCCGCCTCCACCAGGATCTCGCGACCGCCTTTGACTTTGCGGGGATCACGCGCGCCTGATCGCGCCGCTTGCGCACTGGCGCACTGGCCTGCTGCTAGTGCGCCAGTGCGCTATTCCGCGAGCGTGACGATGGTGAAGTCCGCGTGCGGCTCTATCCGCAGGCGCGGGTCGGAAGCAATCTGCTCGCGTAGGGTCTGCGCTTCCGCGGCGAAAGCATCCGTGGATCCCTGTTCGATTCCCCAGCGGAAATCAAAATTCGGGATGACCACTGCTTGCACCTGCCCGGTGTAGAGAACCTGCCACACCGAATGCCCGAAGTTCGCGTGTGAGCCGATCACGTCCTGCATTTCCGGAGTCCAGTTTTCCCGCGCCCGGGCCACATCTTTATCGCCGAAAGTGTTGTAGAGGACTAGGTCCGATTCGCTGGCAATCACCCCGGCCAGGAAATCATTACCGTCCGAGACCGGAGAACTGAAAGCCACCACGGCATCGTCCGGCAAGGCCGCATCAAGTTTTTCGGGAATCTCGCCGATAAGAGCCTCAAGATGGGTGGCCCGGTAGCTGGCGCCTACCGCCAAGCCCGCGAGGTTCGGGGCGGAAGCCAACACCGCCAGCGCCGCCAAGATTCCGCAGGCCACCCGCCGCCAGCTGCCTCGCGCTTCCCTGCGCACCAGCGCGCTCATACCGCTCGCGAGTGCCGCGAGCAGGGCCAGACGAACCACCAGCATCCAGCGGTAGATAGCCCGCATGAGATCAAGGCCGGGAAGTTCCTCGTAGAGCGGTGCCCACGGGAAAGTCCATAGGGCTTCCGAGCGGGGCATAAGATAGTCAGTCACCTGAATCGGTGGCGTCAAGGGACCGCGGATTTCCCACCATTTCAGGGAGGGGCCCAGGGCAATAACAAAGGCCACCAGGGCCACGCCCACCCACAGCAGCACGTAGCGGCGTGCCCCGCGTGCCCACACCACCACACAAACAAGCAGCACTAGGGCAGTGATGCCGATGTAATTCCAGCGGACGTTGGTGCCGTCTCCCCACAGCAGATCCGCATCCAGCCCGATTCCGAAAAGATCGGCCCACCACACGCTCGAGGTGGGGATAACCGTGGTGGCAATATCCACGCCCATGGAACGGAAGAAATCTTCGCTGGTACCCATACCGGCCAGGGCCCCACCGGCATTGCGGTAATAGACCACGAGCGCCACGGCGCTGGCCACCGCCATATAAACAAAGCCCAGACCGGCATCGGGCAGGCCGCTGCGCCCCCGCAGTAGCGGCAGCACAATAACCACCACTCCGGCGGTGAAGCCGAGCATGACGAAAGAATAACCGTCCAGGAAAACAGCCCAGGTGAGAACCCCGCACCAACCAGCCACAGCGAGAAGCCGGCGCCACCAGGGCGGCCGCAGCCAGAACCGCAGCAGCACCACGCCTACGTAGACGGTGGCGGGTAGGAGTAGCGCACCCCAGAAGGTGGTACCGAAATTCCCCATGCCGATAACGGAAGGGTTGATCATCCATACCGCGGCCGCTATCCCGGCGATCAGGCGGTGCGAGGTGAGCCAGAAGAACAGCCCGTACGCACCCACCAGTACCAGGAGGATCCAGATGAGGTACCACGCAGAGAGCGCGGCGGCGGCGTCGCCAGGAAAAATAAGCGCAAAGAAGGTGGCCGCGCGGCTAAAAATACCACCGTTGACCGTGGCGGTACCTTCCGGGAAACCGATGATCGGGCAGCGGCCTTCTTGCAGGTACAGGCGCGGGAACTCGGTTCCGCATTGGAGGCGCCCGAGGTCGGCCACCCAGGCGTGTACCGGGCCGATGGCCCACGCGTTCACGCCGTAGATAAAGGAGAGGGCGATGGAGTAGAGGAGGGCGCCCAGGCCCGCGAAGCCGCGGGTGCGCCACCGCAGCGGCGCTCTGCGTGGGTGGGCTTCGATAACTGGCACGTGGTTCCCCTCTATCCCCTCTATCCGCGGGAGCGATGGTGACCGCGAACGGTATTACTGCTCGGTTCGGCTCCCCGCCTCGATCTTAACATTGTGAACATAGACTTCGGGGAAGGTTTTGACGAATCCCGTGGTCATGCCATCGGATTTGGTGGTGAAGAGTGCAACGCTATTGCGCCGTTCGATTTCGATATCGGCACTGTCGAGAATCGCGAGATTGACGATGTAATCGCCTTCCCCGATATGCAGATCGGGGAGCACCACCATGATGGTGGCGTAGTCTTTTTCCACCGCGGGGAGGGGGAGCTGGAGGCGGCGGCTGGACATCCCGAAAACCGGGGTGTCCTCGTTCATGGTGGCGATTTCCACCACCACGCCGTAATCGTGCATGGGCTCGTGGGCCACCAGGTCGAAGGCAATGCGCATGGTATCACCGGAAATATGCACGAAAAGCCCGTCGTCGGAGGTACGCACGCCGTCCACAATCGCGGCGTTGTCAATACTGCACGGGTGGGTATCCACCGCGGTGAGCACTCCGCCGTTCTTTTCCGCGAGTTCGGCGAGCATTTGTTCCTGGTAGCCCTGGTGGAGGCGGGACATCGCATCGCGCACATCCCCCACCATAACCATGGCGCCTTTATCCAGAACGACGGCGCGATCGCACACCTCAATCACTTGCGCCGCGGAATGTGACACCAGAATAATGGAGCGCCCTTCGCGCTGGAATTGGCGAATTTTCTCCATGCATTTCTTCTGGAAAGGCTCATCACCCACCGCGAGCACTTCGTCCACGAGCAGAATATCCGGGTCGGAATGCACCGCCACCGCGAAAGCGAGGCGCACGTACATCCCGGAGGAATAGAACTTCACCTGGGTGTGGATGAAGTCCCGAATCCCGGAAAACTCGATGATGGAATCAAGCTGGGCGTCGATCTCCGCTTCGGACAGGCCCAGAATGGAAGCATTGAGGTAAATATTTTCCATGCCGGTGAGATCCGGGTGGAACCCGGCACCCAATTCGAGGAGCGCGGCCATGCGCCCGCGGGTGCGCACCTGCCCGGCATCGGGGGTGAGGATCCCACCGATCACTTTGAGGAGGGTGGATTTACCCGAACCGTTCGCCCCCACCAGGCCCACCGATTCCCCGGCGGCCACGTTGAAGGACACGTTTTTGAGCGCCCAGTATTCTTCCGCGTGGGTGCGCGAACGTGCAGCATTGACCAGGCGTTCCTTGAGGGATTTATCTTTGTGGACGATGAATTTCTTCGAAACTCCATCAACTTGAATGACGTCGGGACGTGACATGAGAATCCTTGCCTCGCCTTTCTTTTAGAGTTCCTGCGCGAAATTGCGTTGCATGCGAGCGAAGTAGCGCTGCGCGAGCCAGAGAAGCACCAGCCCGATAATGAGGAAGATTCCCAGGCGGGTGAGGAGATGGGAGGGCAGCAAGGCATCCTGCCCGGCCGCCCAGAAGGAATGCTGGAAGCCCATAACCGCCACCGAGGTGGGGTTGAGGAGGTAGAGGTTAATCATCCAGCTGGGGGCCGCCCCGGCGATCATCGCGAAAGAGTAAACGGAGGGGGTGAGCCAGAATCCGATGAGGAGAATGACCTCCACAAGGTATTGCACATCCCGCAGATAAACATTCGCGGCGGAAAGGAACAGCCCGAAGGCCACCGCCCATACCACCACCACGGCCAGGGAGATGGGGAAGTAGATGAGGGCGCTCCCCCACGGCACCCCCCGAATAATGAGGGCCCCGCAGACCAAAATGGCCAGCTGGGAGAGGAAGTCCACAAAAGCCGCACCGGCCGCGGACAGCGGGAAGATTTCACGCGGGAGATAGACCTTCTTGACGATCCCGGAATTACTCACGATCGCCCCGGTGGATGCCGCCACGATCTGGGAGAAAAGCCCCCAGGCGGTCAGCCCCGCAAAAACATAGATAGCGAAATCGGGGATGGCGCGTTCGGCGCCCAGCACTTTACCGATGGCGAAGTAGTAGATGAGCAGGTTGATGAGGGGCCGCACCAGGGTCCAGACATACCCAAGCACCGAATCCTTGTAGCGTGCCTTGAGCTCGCGCCGGGTGAGCAGGCCCAGAAGGTGGCGATGGTCGAAAATATCGCGGACGGAAGCCCGCCAGCCGCTCAAGAACCCGGTGTCAATAGCCACGCGCGTGAGATCCTGGCTGGCGAGTTTCTCGAATCGTGCTTCTGCTTCGGGGCTCACCTCGCGTTCGCGCTCTGCTGCCATACCCGACCTTTCCTGCCGGCATCCGCGCCTTTCGCTACCCATCCGGGTGAGCCGCGCGTATGCACCTATCTGTCTCATATTACCCAGGTAGGAGCCCTCCACGGCGAAACCCACACCTGCGCCGAGCAGCGCGCCGGGCCGTACGCTCCCGTACATGAAGCCGCGCGCACAGCCGCGCACCGTCAGCGCCACCTTGCATCGCCTTGTACGATAGAGAAAGTAAGTTTCACCCGGGAGCCGCCGCGGCTACGCGAGCCGCGCTTGCCGCCCCGCGGAGGATGATAGGCAGTCATGAGTGTTTGTGTTCTTGTTCCCGCCGGAGCCGGACCCGCTTTAGCGCGGGCTCTCCCCTACCGTGTTGCGGAGCTCATTCCGGGCCAGCCCGCCCCGCGCGCGGATCTCGCGGCGGGAGAAACGATCACCGCGGTGGTGACCGCTCCCGGTGCTGTCACGAAAACTGCCCTCGCGCAGCTCCTGGCCAGCCCGGAGCGCAATACCGCGTGGTGCGCGGCCGCGGATTCTTCACCGCAACCACACGCGGATACCACCGTGAACGCCAGCGCGCATGGTGCCGCGAGCGCGCCGGAAACCCCCGCGTCCCGAAATGTCCTCGCGGTTCCCGCCCCGGTCTACACTTTCGATTCGCGGGCGCTCCACCTGTGCGGCGGCCTCGAT encodes:
- a CDS encoding ABC transporter permease; translation: MAAEREREVSPEAEARFEKLASQDLTRVAIDTGFLSGWRASVRDIFDHRHLLGLLTRRELKARYKDSVLGYVWTLVRPLINLLIYYFAIGKVLGAERAIPDFAIYVFAGLTAWGLFSQIVAASTGAIVSNSGIVKKVYLPREIFPLSAAGAAFVDFLSQLAILVCGALIIRGVPWGSALIYFPISLAVVVVWAVAFGLFLSAANVYLRDVQYLVEVILLIGFWLTPSVYSFAMIAGAAPSWMINLYLLNPTSVAVMGFQHSFWAAGQDALLPSHLLTRLGIFLIIGLVLLWLAQRYFARMQRNFAQEL
- a CDS encoding glycosyltransferase family 2 protein, which gives rise to MKLFVQVPCLNEEKTLPLVLESIPKEIPGIDSIEILIIDDGSTDATVEVAKSYGVKHFVRHARNQGLARSFRDGVEYALANGADIVVNTDGDNQYPQEAIPELVAPIVAGRADIVIADRQTSKIAHFSRFKKLMQNVGSRVVNRAAGTKLPDAASGFRAYSKGALYRLNVVTQFSYCMETIIQAGNKRLRIDSVPITTNPKTRESRLFSNIFQHMFKSGTAIVRSYLMFKPHVPLGWTAAITGILGAIPFIRFLIFYFMGQGAGHIQSLIFGSAMIVASIISITILIIADLLKTNRVLLEQQLEGIKALRFGPPRPLAAAASTDQAPNALDVPEAEHSESPDSAANGGAAR
- a CDS encoding glycosyltransferase, whose protein sequence is MTTISSSSAKAALRSALRHVPGAEAAGRKVLQKVHYRVPCSERPLVSIIIPVYGHWKETFACIKALAATAGNIPYEIIAVDDCSPDSTGKKLDRIIGLRVIHMPKNGGFIRACNTGLQHARGEIVIYLNNDTEVSPTWLIPIVERMEDPSIGLVGARLVYADGTLQEAGGVVFADGVTENYGNGNNPENHSYTYFRDVDYCSGACLAVRKSILDELGGFDERYIPAYYEDTDLAFEVRRLGYRTVYEPRSLVIHHEGVSNGTDTSQGTKRYQVINKAKFAQKWAKELASQPLSRYQDPDFEMERAVHTKNVVIVCDGAVITPDLDSGSVRMEQILLELLRLGYQPIFIPQNKERPEPYVGNLTKRGIQVVYDSFNEHGQTNISAYALTILLRGNVRGVILSRVGVAAAAIFPVTHALPGVPVIFDTVDLHGTRELREAKLAGDDALITAAHQTKELELGVMRASTATLVVSSEEAKMLHTDHPELPVFVVGNVHVPVEHPAGLKGRRSISFIGSFAHPPNADGLHWYFTEVHPLVREELGDVEVNVYGKNPPESLRVFEGNGVKLCGYAADLADVYNPARLSIAPLRYGAGVKGKVGESLSWGVPIVTTDIGAEGMGLDNRQTALIANSPEDFARAIVDGMRDDELWERLSTAGERHIQEIMGVPRLHQDLATAFDFAGITRA
- a CDS encoding ABC transporter ATP-binding protein, encoding MSRPDVIQVDGVSKKFIVHKDKSLKERLVNAARSRTHAEEYWALKNVSFNVAAGESVGLVGANGSGKSTLLKVIGGILTPDAGQVRTRGRMAALLELGAGFHPDLTGMENIYLNASILGLSEAEIDAQLDSIIEFSGIRDFIHTQVKFYSSGMYVRLAFAVAVHSDPDILLVDEVLAVGDEPFQKKCMEKIRQFQREGRSIILVSHSAAQVIEVCDRAVVLDKGAMVMVGDVRDAMSRLHQGYQEQMLAELAEKNGGVLTAVDTHPCSIDNAAIVDGVRTSDDGLFVHISGDTMRIAFDLVAHEPMHDYGVVVEIATMNEDTPVFGMSSRRLQLPLPAVEKDYATIMVVLPDLHIGEGDYIVNLAILDSADIEIERRNSVALFTTKSDGMTTGFVKTFPEVYVHNVKIEAGSRTEQ